From Microcaecilia unicolor chromosome 11, aMicUni1.1, whole genome shotgun sequence, the proteins below share one genomic window:
- the UBE2L3 gene encoding ubiquitin-conjugating enzyme E2 L3 yields the protein MAASRRLMKELEEIRKSGMKNFRNIQVDEANLLTWQGLIVPDNPPYDKGAFRIEINFPAEYPFKPPKITFKTKIYHPNIDEKGQVCLPVISAENWKPATKTDQVIQSLIALVNDPQPEHPLRADLAEEYSKDRKKFFKNAEEFTKKYGEKRPVD from the exons GAGCTTGAAGAAATCCGCAAATCTGGAATGAAGAATTTCCGGAATATCCAGGTGGATGAAGCTAACTTGTTGACCTGGCAGGGGCTGATTGTTCCA GACAACCCCCCATATGACAAGGGAGCCTTCAGGATTGAAATCAACTTCCCTGCAGAATACCCATTCAAACCTCCCAAgatcacatttaaaacaaaaatatatcatCCCAACATTGATGAAAAGGGGCAGGTGTGTCTGCCTGTAATTAGTGCAGAAAACTGGAAGCCAGCAACCAAAACTGACCAAG TAATCCAGTCCCTTATAGCACTGGTGAATGACCCCCAACCTGAACACCCACTGAGGGCTGATCTAGCTGAAGAATACTCTAAGGACCGTAAAAAATTCTTTAAGAACGCTGAAGAGTTTACAAAGAAATATGGTGAAAAGCGACCAGTGGACTAA